The proteins below come from a single Pseudarthrobacter sp. SSS035 genomic window:
- a CDS encoding phosphoribosylaminoimidazolesuccinocarboxamide synthase, with amino-acid sequence MTENSAQEPQQPRGFSTETLDLPGWTHVYSGKVRDLYEPADEAIRQQVGQDCVLVVASDRISAFDHVLASEIPDKGRILTQLSLWWFDQLDVVHHVLASTVEDGVPAAVEGRAMICRKLDMFPVECIARGYLTGTGLLEYKARGTVCEIPLPPDLVDGSRLEQAIFTPSAKAEVGEHDENISYNDVVAMVGDDIAARLSELTLKIYTGAEKIARERGIILADTKVEFGYDAVSGAITLGDEVLTPDSSRFWDAATYEPGKAQPSYDKQYVRDWLTSAESGWDKNSDVAPPALPTDVVARTRSRYVEAYEKITGRTFA; translated from the coding sequence ATGACTGAGAACTCCGCCCAGGAACCACAGCAGCCCCGCGGCTTCAGCACCGAAACCCTGGACCTGCCGGGCTGGACGCACGTTTACTCCGGCAAGGTCCGCGACCTCTACGAGCCGGCGGACGAAGCCATCCGCCAGCAGGTGGGCCAGGACTGTGTCCTGGTGGTGGCAAGCGACCGCATCAGCGCCTTCGACCACGTACTGGCCAGCGAGATCCCGGACAAGGGCCGCATCCTCACGCAGTTGAGCCTGTGGTGGTTCGACCAGCTTGACGTGGTCCACCACGTGCTGGCATCCACCGTGGAGGACGGGGTTCCCGCGGCTGTGGAAGGCCGCGCGATGATCTGCCGGAAGCTGGATATGTTCCCCGTGGAGTGCATCGCCCGCGGCTACCTCACCGGCACCGGACTGCTGGAGTACAAGGCCCGGGGGACCGTCTGCGAGATTCCGCTGCCGCCGGACCTGGTGGACGGGTCCCGGCTGGAACAGGCCATCTTCACACCGTCTGCCAAGGCCGAGGTGGGCGAGCATGACGAGAACATCTCCTACAACGATGTTGTGGCCATGGTGGGCGACGACATCGCCGCACGCCTGAGCGAGCTGACCCTGAAGATCTACACCGGCGCCGAGAAGATCGCCCGCGAACGCGGCATCATCCTGGCCGACACCAAGGTGGAGTTCGGCTACGACGCCGTGTCCGGGGCCATCACCCTGGGCGATGAGGTCCTGACGCCGGATTCCTCCCGTTTCTGGGATGCGGCCACGTATGAGCCGGGCAAGGCACAGCCTTCCTATGACAAGCAGTATGTGCGCGACTGGCTCACGTCGGCCGAATCCGGCTGGGACAAGAACTCCGACGTGGCGCCGCCCGCCCTTCCGACGGACGTCGTAGCCAGGACGCGCAGCCGCTACGTCGAGGCCTACGAGAAAATTACCGGCAGGACGTTCGCCTAA
- a CDS encoding HAD family hydrolase produces MITQSHALVRGRRFGVLFDVDGTLVDSAYIHTLAWWQAFRQHQYDVPMAAIHRCVGMGGDRLVDTLLPAGRDREADAEILASHAAVFAQSWPSLRPFDGAKELLAQCHAGGLAVALASSARTQDLTATRKALGADAFIHAATSADDAKASKPAPDILVAALEAVGVAAAGAVYVGDAVWDMQAAAALGIPAIGVTCGGTSAAELREAGAAEVYNGPRDLLDNLQASAIGRLLTLESNPASA; encoded by the coding sequence GTGATCACCCAAAGTCACGCCTTGGTCCGCGGGCGGCGGTTCGGCGTCCTTTTTGACGTTGATGGAACCTTGGTGGATTCCGCCTACATCCACACGCTCGCGTGGTGGCAGGCGTTCCGCCAGCACCAATATGACGTCCCCATGGCCGCCATTCACCGGTGCGTCGGGATGGGTGGCGACCGTTTGGTGGACACGCTTCTTCCCGCTGGCCGGGACCGCGAGGCCGACGCCGAAATCCTGGCCAGCCATGCGGCAGTCTTCGCGCAGAGCTGGCCGTCGCTGCGTCCGTTCGACGGCGCCAAGGAGCTGCTTGCACAGTGCCACGCCGGGGGACTCGCCGTCGCCCTGGCATCATCGGCACGAACGCAGGATCTGACGGCCACCCGCAAAGCCCTCGGTGCGGACGCGTTCATCCATGCCGCCACCAGCGCGGACGATGCGAAGGCAAGCAAGCCGGCCCCGGACATCCTCGTGGCCGCGCTTGAAGCAGTTGGTGTGGCCGCGGCCGGAGCAGTCTACGTGGGGGATGCGGTGTGGGACATGCAAGCTGCTGCCGCGCTGGGAATCCCTGCCATCGGCGTCACCTGCGGCGGGACCAGCGCCGCCGAACTCCGCGAGGCAGGCGCGGCCGAGGTCTACAACGGCCCCCGGGACCTCCTGGACAACCTTCAGGCAAGCGCCATCGGCAGGCTGCTGACGCTGGAATCGAACCCCGCCAGCGCCTAA
- a CDS encoding sterol carrier family protein — MAVARRRIGIEEGTAAVAAWQEAAASPSDVPLPRNVTATAVRYTLEEVTARAPGNSVEVRVPPFGVTQCVEGPRHTRGTPPNVIECDAATWLGMVTGQLSWADAVAAHRVSASGLRADLSALLPL; from the coding sequence ATGGCTGTAGCACGCCGTCGGATCGGCATTGAAGAAGGCACAGCGGCAGTGGCCGCGTGGCAGGAAGCCGCCGCATCGCCGTCGGACGTTCCGCTCCCCCGCAACGTCACGGCCACGGCCGTGCGGTACACGCTGGAGGAGGTGACGGCGCGGGCGCCGGGGAACTCGGTGGAGGTGCGGGTGCCGCCGTTCGGCGTCACCCAGTGTGTGGAGGGGCCGCGGCACACCCGCGGGACCCCGCCCAACGTGATCGAGTGCGACGCCGCCACCTGGCTGGGCATGGTGACCGGCCAGTTGAGCTGGGCGGACGCTGTCGCGGCACACAGGGTGTCCGCCTCCGGTCTGCGCGCTGACCTCTCAGCCCTGCTCCCCCTCTAA
- a CDS encoding glycoside hydrolase family 15 protein: MARIEDYAVVGDLHTGALVSTEGSIDWLCLPRFDSPACFNALLDTPEAGRWLLAPESGGTCTRRGYREGTLILETEWETPEGTVRVIDFMPPRDAVADIVRIVEGVSGSVRMHGELALRFDYGHIVPWVRRDKHGLHAIAGPDSVYFVTKAPLHGEDMQSVSDFTVQAGERIPFVLTWAPSHVPRPHTVDAEVVLGTTLAFWRGWASQCTVQGKYQDAVVRSLVTLKALTYAPTGGIVAAVTTSLPEQLGGPRNWDYRFCWLRDATMTLQALLAAGYTTEAAAWRDWLLRAVAGDPADLQIMYGIHGERRLPEMELPWLAGYENSKPVRTGNGAAEQLQLDVWGEVLDCLALTRNSLLKHTDESWDVQVALMQHLETIWDQPDNGLWEMRGPRRHFTHSKVMAWVAADRMVKGVRDFGLPGPVERWEALRDTIHRDVMANGFDPVRNTFVQAYGRPELDASLLLIPRVGFLPPDDPRVLGTIDAIQRELTEDGFVLRYRPADSDDGLPGDEGVFLACSFWLVEALLGAGRREESTELFERLLELRNDVGLLSEEWGVRAGRQLGNTPQAFSHFALVTSALELHQDTVRRSDTPIPPETERVGQ; the protein is encoded by the coding sequence ATGGCGCGCATTGAAGATTATGCAGTTGTTGGCGACCTCCACACCGGCGCCCTGGTCAGCACCGAGGGTTCCATCGACTGGCTTTGCCTGCCGCGCTTCGACTCGCCGGCATGTTTCAACGCGCTCCTGGATACGCCGGAGGCCGGACGCTGGCTACTGGCACCCGAGAGCGGCGGCACCTGCACCAGGCGCGGCTACCGGGAGGGGACCCTGATCCTGGAAACAGAATGGGAAACCCCGGAGGGTACCGTCAGGGTTATTGACTTCATGCCGCCACGTGACGCGGTGGCTGACATCGTGCGGATCGTCGAGGGCGTGAGCGGAAGCGTCAGGATGCACGGTGAACTGGCGCTGAGGTTCGACTACGGGCATATCGTTCCCTGGGTGCGGCGCGACAAGCACGGCCTGCATGCCATCGCCGGCCCAGACTCCGTCTACTTCGTCACCAAGGCGCCGCTTCACGGCGAGGACATGCAGTCCGTCAGTGACTTCACAGTCCAGGCAGGGGAGCGCATCCCCTTTGTCCTGACGTGGGCCCCCAGCCACGTTCCCCGCCCGCACACGGTGGACGCCGAGGTAGTGCTGGGCACCACCCTGGCCTTCTGGCGCGGCTGGGCATCCCAGTGCACCGTGCAAGGCAAGTACCAGGATGCCGTGGTCCGTTCGCTGGTGACCCTGAAGGCGCTGACCTACGCTCCCACGGGCGGCATCGTCGCTGCGGTCACCACGTCCCTGCCGGAACAGCTGGGCGGTCCCCGCAACTGGGATTACCGCTTCTGCTGGCTGCGGGACGCCACCATGACGCTGCAGGCGCTCCTGGCCGCCGGCTACACCACCGAGGCTGCCGCCTGGCGTGACTGGCTGCTCCGCGCTGTGGCGGGCGATCCGGCCGACCTGCAGATCATGTACGGAATCCACGGCGAACGCAGGCTTCCGGAAATGGAACTGCCGTGGCTTGCCGGGTACGAGAATTCAAAACCGGTAAGGACCGGCAACGGCGCAGCCGAGCAGCTTCAGCTGGACGTCTGGGGCGAGGTCCTGGATTGCCTGGCGCTGACCAGGAACTCCCTGCTGAAACACACGGACGAGTCCTGGGACGTTCAGGTGGCTCTGATGCAGCACCTGGAGACCATCTGGGACCAGCCGGACAACGGACTCTGGGAGATGCGCGGGCCGCGGCGCCATTTCACGCACTCCAAGGTAATGGCCTGGGTGGCCGCAGACCGGATGGTTAAGGGCGTCCGCGATTTCGGCCTGCCCGGCCCCGTGGAACGCTGGGAGGCCCTTCGCGACACCATCCACCGGGACGTCATGGCCAACGGCTTCGACCCCGTCCGCAACACTTTTGTGCAGGCGTATGGCCGGCCCGAACTGGATGCCAGCCTGCTGCTGATCCCGCGGGTGGGCTTCCTGCCGCCGGATGATCCCCGGGTGCTGGGGACCATCGACGCGATCCAGCGGGAGCTGACCGAAGACGGTTTTGTGCTGCGCTACCGTCCCGCCGACAGCGACGACGGCCTCCCGGGGGACGAAGGGGTGTTCCTGGCCTGCTCGTTCTGGTTGGTGGAGGCCCTGCTGGGCGCTGGGCGCAGGGAGGAGTCCACCGAACTCTTCGAACGGCTGCTGGAACTCCGCAACGATGTGGGTCTGCTGAGCGAGGAGTGGGGCGTCAGGGCGGGGCGGCAGCTGGGCAATACACCCCAGGCTTTCAGCCACTTCGCGCTTGTGACAAGCGCTCTTGAGCTTCATCAGGATACAGTTCGCCGAAGTGACACACCTATTCCCCCGGAGACCGAACGGGTAGGGCAATGA
- the purD gene encoding phosphoribosylamine--glycine ligase has product MKVLVIGPGGREHAIVRSLLADPNVSEVHAAPGNAGISKLVPTHKIDGNDPDAVAALATKLGVDLVVVGPEAPLAAGVSDAVRDAGIPVFGPSKAAAQLEASKAFAKEVMAEAGVPTAMAMVATNAEEAAAALDTFGAPYVVKDDGLAAGKGVVVTNNRDEALAHAQTCFDAAGTVVIEEFLDGPEVSVFVLCDGRNTVALSPAQDFKRIFDNDEGPNTGGMGAYTPLEWAPAGLVQEVIDRVAQPTVNEMANRGTPFVGVLFVGLALTTRGTRVIEFNVRFGDPETQAVLARLKTPLGALLLAAAKGQLDKADELRWSKETAVAVVVASENYPDTPRTGDRIRGLKKVDELDGVHVIHAGTALDDDGKVISAGGRVLAVVALGSDLVEARERAYDGVELVQLEGSQFRTDIGRKAARGEIKVASGATGALPITKAKA; this is encoded by the coding sequence GTGAAGGTACTCGTCATTGGCCCTGGAGGCCGCGAACACGCCATTGTCCGCTCCCTGCTCGCCGACCCCAACGTTTCCGAGGTCCATGCGGCTCCCGGCAACGCCGGCATCAGCAAGCTGGTCCCCACCCACAAGATTGACGGGAATGACCCCGACGCCGTCGCGGCGCTGGCCACCAAGCTCGGCGTGGACCTCGTGGTGGTAGGCCCCGAGGCACCGCTGGCTGCCGGAGTGTCCGACGCCGTCCGCGACGCCGGCATCCCGGTCTTTGGCCCCAGCAAGGCCGCAGCCCAGCTGGAAGCCTCCAAAGCGTTCGCCAAGGAAGTTATGGCCGAAGCGGGAGTCCCCACGGCCATGGCGATGGTGGCGACGAACGCCGAGGAAGCCGCCGCGGCCCTGGACACCTTCGGCGCGCCCTACGTGGTGAAGGATGACGGCCTCGCGGCCGGCAAGGGCGTGGTGGTCACCAACAACCGCGACGAAGCCCTGGCCCACGCCCAGACCTGCTTCGACGCCGCCGGCACCGTGGTGATCGAGGAGTTCCTCGATGGCCCCGAGGTTTCCGTTTTTGTCCTCTGCGACGGCCGCAACACCGTGGCACTGTCCCCGGCGCAGGACTTCAAACGCATCTTCGACAACGACGAAGGCCCCAACACCGGCGGCATGGGTGCGTACACGCCGCTGGAATGGGCTCCCGCCGGGCTGGTCCAGGAAGTCATCGACCGCGTCGCGCAGCCCACGGTCAACGAGATGGCCAACCGCGGCACTCCGTTTGTGGGTGTGCTGTTTGTTGGCCTGGCGCTGACCACGCGCGGCACCCGCGTCATCGAATTCAACGTCCGCTTCGGCGACCCCGAGACGCAGGCCGTACTGGCCCGGCTCAAAACCCCCCTCGGTGCGCTGCTGCTGGCAGCCGCCAAGGGCCAACTGGACAAGGCGGACGAGCTGCGCTGGTCCAAGGAGACCGCCGTCGCCGTCGTCGTCGCGTCCGAAAACTACCCGGACACCCCGCGCACCGGTGACCGCATCCGCGGACTCAAGAAGGTGGATGAGCTCGACGGCGTGCACGTGATCCACGCAGGCACCGCGCTCGACGACGACGGTAAGGTGATCTCCGCCGGCGGCCGGGTGCTCGCCGTCGTTGCCCTCGGCAGCGACCTGGTGGAGGCCCGGGAACGGGCGTACGACGGCGTGGAGCTGGTTCAGCTGGAAGGCTCCCAGTTCCGGACGGACATCGGCCGCAAGGCCGCCCGCGGCGAAATCAAGGTTGCTTCCGGCGCCACCGGAGCGCTCCCCATCACGAAGGCGAAGGCATAA
- a CDS encoding asparaginase, with the protein MPHNPHATFTVDSAVELAVIERSGFVESRHIGSAVVLSADGSVVTELGDIRTPLYARSALKPLQALAAMQSGVPLRGAQVAIACGSHVGSLDHMDVVEGMLKAAGVREDQLQCPAAWPQDETARNWLVRSEKGKSKLAFNCSGKHAAFLWACTENGWDTHSYLEPNHPLQQRVRSVIEEYSGERIAHLGIDGCGAPVAAISLTGLARAFSMLAKAPGDKNYNARAATIATSMLDYPWAVQGRGEANTIVMDELGIIAKIGAEGVLAMATPQGVSVAIKMLDGNLRATSLVGLTLLAAVGAVDIPGVSSVLEKVVAPVMGGSHEVGKIRLGPAVSALLD; encoded by the coding sequence ATGCCGCACAACCCGCATGCCACGTTCACCGTGGACTCCGCCGTCGAACTCGCCGTTATTGAACGAAGCGGTTTTGTGGAGTCCCGGCACATCGGCTCAGCCGTCGTACTGTCCGCCGACGGGTCCGTCGTCACAGAACTCGGTGACATCCGGACTCCCTTGTACGCACGGTCCGCGCTCAAACCGCTGCAGGCCCTGGCGGCCATGCAGTCCGGAGTTCCGCTGCGCGGCGCCCAGGTGGCCATCGCCTGCGGCAGCCACGTGGGCTCCCTGGACCACATGGACGTGGTGGAGGGAATGCTCAAGGCCGCCGGCGTCCGGGAGGACCAGCTCCAGTGCCCCGCCGCCTGGCCGCAGGACGAGACGGCCCGCAACTGGCTGGTCCGGTCCGAAAAGGGCAAATCGAAGCTGGCCTTCAACTGCTCCGGCAAGCACGCCGCTTTCCTGTGGGCCTGCACCGAAAACGGCTGGGATACCCACAGCTACCTGGAGCCGAACCATCCGCTGCAGCAGCGCGTCCGCAGCGTGATCGAGGAGTACAGCGGCGAGCGCATCGCCCACCTGGGCATTGACGGCTGCGGTGCCCCGGTGGCCGCTATTTCGCTGACCGGGTTGGCGCGAGCGTTCTCGATGCTGGCCAAGGCCCCGGGCGACAAGAACTACAACGCCCGAGCCGCCACCATCGCCACGTCCATGCTCGACTACCCCTGGGCCGTCCAGGGCCGCGGCGAAGCCAACACCATCGTGATGGACGAACTGGGCATCATCGCCAAGATCGGCGCCGAGGGTGTCCTGGCCATGGCCACACCCCAGGGTGTCTCGGTGGCCATCAAGATGCTGGACGGGAATCTGCGGGCCACGTCCCTGGTGGGCCTGACCCTCCTCGCCGCGGTTGGCGCCGTGGATATTCCGGGCGTCTCCAGCGTTCTCGAAAAAGTGGTGGCCCCGGTGATGGGCGGCAGCCACGAGGTGGGCAAGATCCGCCTTGGCCCTGCCGTGTCCGCGCTCCTGGACTGA
- a CDS encoding helix-turn-helix transcriptional regulator, protein MGNGFGEKLRAERLERGLTQAELGKDLYSPSYISLLETGRREPTAEVIEELARRLELAPKALEAWSQPITVSDAEYVLAGLYARQAWDLRDYPLAATHAANAAQIALEGKNTSAWWNMTYMQAECLIKQGNWQECQKIMQHLLEHPMATESAGLAVRARQMLAAICQGQGQLSTAVEHALAAVQLCGQLPNGSTLIIGAYRALIGALAESGRLDEAWKYCQAMNDQMDEHSMSQLAGEVAWVIGNVAFMRHDYPEGIKYHERAARMLSPANDIDLWARFNKASAAVRLSSGIVEPETLSSIERAELALSIVGGNKSDQLEVAFIRARWLYLTGDIVAAINKLREIHSELGALAKHTAGEVSLLLGKSLKAAGESDEALVYLEEAQKAFSAAGASDRVQQALDAVLEIRLAQQRAAAAAKDVKAS, encoded by the coding sequence GTGGGCAACGGATTCGGGGAGAAGCTCCGTGCGGAGCGTCTCGAACGTGGGCTGACACAGGCGGAACTGGGCAAGGACCTGTATTCCCCCAGTTACATCTCCCTCCTCGAAACCGGCCGCCGTGAGCCGACGGCCGAAGTGATCGAGGAGCTCGCCCGCAGGCTGGAGCTCGCGCCCAAGGCGCTGGAAGCCTGGAGCCAGCCCATCACAGTCAGCGACGCCGAGTACGTCCTGGCCGGCCTCTACGCGCGCCAGGCCTGGGACCTCAGGGACTATCCTCTGGCCGCCACCCACGCAGCCAACGCGGCCCAGATAGCCCTGGAAGGCAAGAACACCAGCGCGTGGTGGAACATGACCTACATGCAGGCCGAATGCCTGATCAAGCAGGGCAACTGGCAGGAATGCCAAAAGATCATGCAGCACCTCCTGGAGCACCCCATGGCCACGGAATCTGCCGGCCTCGCCGTCCGTGCCCGCCAGATGCTCGCGGCGATCTGCCAGGGACAGGGACAGCTGAGCACTGCCGTGGAACACGCATTGGCGGCCGTCCAACTCTGCGGCCAACTGCCCAACGGTTCCACGCTGATCATCGGCGCCTACCGCGCGCTGATCGGCGCGCTGGCGGAGAGCGGACGCCTGGACGAGGCCTGGAAGTACTGCCAGGCCATGAATGACCAGATGGACGAGCACTCCATGTCCCAGCTTGCCGGTGAGGTTGCCTGGGTGATCGGCAACGTCGCCTTTATGCGGCACGACTACCCCGAGGGCATCAAGTACCACGAGCGCGCCGCCCGGATGCTGTCCCCTGCCAACGACATTGATCTGTGGGCCCGCTTCAACAAGGCCTCGGCCGCCGTGCGGCTGTCCTCCGGAATCGTAGAACCGGAAACACTTTCCAGCATCGAGCGCGCTGAACTGGCGCTGTCCATTGTGGGCGGCAACAAGAGCGACCAGCTGGAAGTTGCGTTCATCCGCGCGCGCTGGCTGTATCTCACCGGCGACATCGTGGCCGCCATCAACAAGCTCCGCGAGATCCACTCGGAATTAGGGGCTCTGGCCAAGCACACGGCAGGCGAAGTTTCACTCCTGCTGGGCAAGTCACTGAAGGCCGCCGGCGAGTCTGACGAAGCCCTGGTCTACCTCGAAGAAGCGCAGAAGGCCTTCAGCGCCGCGGGAGCCTCGGACCGCGTCCAGCAGGCACTGGACGCGGTCCTTGAGATCAGGCTTGCCCAGCAGCGGGCCGCAGCAGCAGCGAAAGACGTCAAAGCAAGCTAG
- a CDS encoding molybdopterin-dependent oxidoreductase: MKKLLKWLKDPAAMAALAGVAAAAVVLSVAELIGAFFTARATPVIALGSTFIDFTPPWMKDFAIATFGTNDKAALFVGMGLTIFLLACVLGVVAYRKWALGVAGVLLMGAVIVASVVTRASVKPLDAIPTVLGTIAGLVVLRLLVAPLWRLKSWPEAPADTGAAEPDRPATSRRRFFAAAGITVVGAGIAATGGRLLSAARSNISKAREALQLPAPAKAAAAVPAGVQSPAAGVTPWITPNGDFYRIDTALSVPEINADDWELRVHGLVEEELRLTFQDLLDADLIESHVTLTCVSNPVGGNLAGNARWLGLPIREVLKRARPKDGADMVLSTSIDGFSASTPLEVLQDDRDAMLAIGMNGEPLPLEHGYPVRMVVPGLYGFVSATKWVVDLEVTRFADSKAYWTQRGWSERGPIKTMARVEVPKSFAKVPAGRVAIGGTAWAQTRGITKVEVQIDNNPWAEAVLSTEASLITWRQWSFDWEATPGPHYIKVRATDGTGEVQTDQRADPVPDGASGWQSVMVTVE; the protein is encoded by the coding sequence ATGAAGAAGCTTCTGAAGTGGCTCAAGGACCCCGCCGCAATGGCCGCGCTGGCAGGCGTGGCGGCTGCCGCCGTCGTACTTTCCGTTGCGGAGCTGATCGGAGCGTTCTTTACCGCCCGGGCAACTCCGGTGATCGCGTTGGGGTCCACGTTCATCGACTTCACGCCGCCGTGGATGAAGGACTTTGCCATCGCCACGTTCGGCACGAATGACAAAGCCGCGCTGTTTGTGGGGATGGGCCTGACCATTTTCCTGCTGGCTTGCGTGCTGGGTGTGGTGGCCTACCGCAAGTGGGCGCTGGGCGTTGCCGGTGTGCTGCTGATGGGCGCGGTGATCGTGGCCAGCGTGGTGACACGGGCCAGCGTGAAGCCGCTGGATGCCATCCCCACCGTGCTGGGCACAATTGCCGGGCTGGTGGTGCTGCGGCTGCTGGTCGCCCCGCTCTGGCGGCTGAAATCCTGGCCGGAGGCGCCTGCCGACACGGGCGCCGCGGAACCTGACCGTCCCGCCACCAGCCGCCGACGTTTCTTCGCCGCCGCCGGGATCACCGTGGTGGGCGCCGGGATCGCGGCCACGGGCGGCCGCCTGCTCAGTGCCGCACGCAGCAACATCTCCAAGGCCCGCGAGGCCCTGCAGCTGCCCGCCCCGGCAAAGGCCGCCGCGGCTGTGCCCGCCGGAGTCCAGTCCCCCGCGGCCGGCGTGACGCCCTGGATCACGCCTAACGGGGACTTCTACCGGATCGACACCGCCCTCAGCGTCCCCGAAATCAACGCCGACGACTGGGAGCTCCGCGTGCACGGGCTGGTGGAGGAAGAGCTCCGCCTCACCTTCCAGGACCTGCTCGACGCCGACCTCATCGAATCGCACGTGACCCTCACCTGTGTCTCCAATCCCGTGGGCGGAAACCTCGCCGGGAACGCCCGATGGCTCGGCCTGCCCATCCGCGAGGTCCTCAAGCGGGCACGTCCCAAGGACGGCGCGGACATGGTGCTGTCGACGTCGATCGATGGCTTCAGCGCCTCCACGCCGCTGGAGGTCCTGCAGGATGACCGCGACGCCATGCTGGCGATCGGCATGAACGGGGAGCCCCTGCCGCTGGAGCACGGCTACCCGGTGCGCATGGTGGTGCCCGGGCTGTACGGTTTTGTCTCCGCCACCAAGTGGGTGGTGGACCTGGAAGTGACGCGGTTCGCCGACAGCAAGGCCTACTGGACCCAGCGCGGCTGGTCCGAGCGTGGCCCCATCAAGACCATGGCCCGGGTGGAAGTCCCGAAGTCCTTCGCCAAGGTGCCCGCCGGCCGGGTGGCGATCGGCGGCACGGCATGGGCGCAGACCCGCGGCATCACCAAGGTGGAAGTCCAGATCGACAACAACCCCTGGGCCGAGGCCGTCCTGTCTACCGAGGCGTCCCTCATCACGTGGCGCCAGTGGTCCTTCGACTGGGAAGCCACACCGGGACCGCACTACATCAAGGTCCGCGCCACCGACGGAACGGGCGAGGTCCAGACCGATCAGCGGGCCGATCCGGTGCCCGACGGCGCCTCGGGCTGGCAGTCCGTCATGGTCACCGTGGAGTAG